GAAATACAGGATCGCTGGCAGGGTGAGGAGCCCCTGGCGCAGGTCCTGGCCGGCCGGTTTTCCCGTGCGGGCGGCGTCGGCGGTGAAATCCTGGATGTCGTCGGCGATCTGGAAGGCCATCCCGAAGGAGCGGCCGTACTCGGCGGCCGGCTCGGCGGCGGCGCTTTTTTCTGCCAACAGTGCCGGGCCCATGCAGGAAACCTCGAACAGCGCGGCGGTCTTCGATCCGATCCGCCGCTCGTACTCGGCCAGGGTGCAGTCCGCGCCTCCAGCGGCGATCTGGCGGATCTCGCCGTCGACGATCGACCCCAGGGCGCACGCGAATTTCTGCACGACCGGAAGCGAACCGGTGGCGGCCGCCAGCCGCGCGGCCCACGCGAACAGAAAATCGCCCGCCAGCACCGCCGTCCCCGCCGGCATTTCGGCGTGCAGCGCGGGAACCCCGCGCCGGAGCGGCGCCCGGTCGACCAGATCGTCGTGGATCAGGGTGGCCGTGTGGACGAGCTCGAGCGAAGCCGAAAGCTTCAGGAGCGGATCCTCCGGAGCCTCGAGCATCCGCCCGAACAGCAGGGAGAGGGCCGGCCGCAGGCGCTTGCCGCCCGCGGCCAGCAGGCGCTCCAGCGAGTCGATCACCAGCGCTTCGGCCGGAAGGGGGAACTCCCGCAACCGGGCTTCAACGGATTCCAGATCTTTGCGGACCAGGTCGACCGGGGTGGTATCCATATGCCGTCACTCCCAAGAAAACAAACGCCCGGCGTTGCGCCGGGTGAGATCCGCAAGCCCGGGCGGATCCAAGCCGAGCACCTCGGCCGCTTTTACGGCGACCGCGGCGGCCAGCGCCGGTTCGTTGCGCCTTCCGCGGTTGCCCTGCGGGGGCAGGTAGGGCGAGTCGGTTTCGAGAAGGATCCGGTCTTGCGGAAGCGCGCGCACCGTATCGCGCAGGCGGTCCGCCTTGGGGTAGGTCAGCGGCCCGGCGATCCCGAAGTAGTACCCCATCGCGGCGGCTTGCTCGGCCAAGCGCGGGTCGCCGGAGAAGGCGTGCAGTACGCCGCGCGCCGCGGGGGCGAATTCCGAAAGAATCGCGAGCGCATCCTCGCGCGCCTCGCGGATGTGGACGATCACCGGCAGGCCGAGTTCGCAGGCCAGGCCGATTTGGGCGCGGAAGGCCGCCTGCTGGCGTTCGCGCGGGGCGCGGTCGCGGAAATAATCCAGCCCGGTTTCGCCGATCGCGGCGGCGCCTTCGCCGCGCGCCAGATCCCGCAGGGCCGCGAGGGTCCGCTCGTCGAAGGATCCGCTTTCGTGCGGGTGGACTCCGGCCGCGAATCGCAGGATCGGATCGGAGCGCGAAATCTCCGCGGCGCGGCGGCTGCCGGCCAGATCGATCCCCGGAACGAGGATCCGCACCAGCCCCGCGCGGCGCGCGCGTTCGAGCGCCTGAGCGCGGTCGGAATCGAAATCCGCAAGGTTCAGATGGCAGTGCGTATCGGTCAGGCCGGGGAGCGTCTCCGGCGGGATGAGCGCGGCGCGGTCGACGGAGGGCATCAGGGTTGGGCGCTACTCCGGCGGCAGACCGACCAGCCGGACTCCGTCCTCGAGGATCGCCTGCACCTTCCCGCCGTGGGTGGTCTCGCAGTAGACTCGGATCACCGGCTCGGTGCCCGAGAAGCGCACCAACAGCCAGCCGCCGTCCTCCATGGTGTATTTGAATCCGTCGGTGGAATCGCGGCCGGTCACCCGCAGGCCGGCGATACGCTCCGGACGGGCGGCTCGCACCCGCGCCAGGGCCGCCTCGCGCTGTCCGGGGGGAAGGGGCAGGTCCACCCGGTCGTAAAAATATTCTCCGCCCACCTGTTGGTAGAGGTATGTCACCAGCTCCGAAGGCTTGCGCTCCAGGCGGACCATCATGTCGATCAGGAACAGGCCGGCGAGAATCCCGTCGCGCTCCGGGGCGTGCCCGCGGAAGGCGAATCCGCCGGATTCCTCGCCGCCGATCAGCGCGTCGGTTTCGATCATCTTCGGGGCCACGTATTTGAATCCGACCCCGGTGGCAAAGACCGGCACGCCGAACTTCTGCCCGAGTTTCTCGAGCATCGAGGTGGTGGAGAGGGTTTTAACGATCGGTCCGCGCAAGCCGCGCACCTCGAGCATGTACAGCGCCAGCAGGCCGTAGACCTGCAGTTGGTTGATGAAGACCCCCTTTTCGTCGCCGAAGCCCACCCGGTCGGCGTCGCCGTCGTTGATCACCAGCCCGTCCGCGCCGCGCGCCACCGTCGCGCGCAGGCCGGCGTCGACGTTGGGTTGGATGGGCTCCGGGCGGAGCATTTCCGGGAAGAGGGGATTGCGCTCGGAATGGATCTCGAGGATCTCGATCCGGCCGCCCTCCAGCAGGCGGTGCATCCATCCGGCCCCGTTGCCCCACATCGGGTCGTAGACGATTTTAAGCGGCGCCCGCTTGAGCGGCTCCAGGTCGATCATCCGGCGGACCTGTTCGAGATAAGCCGGGGCTGGGTCGAACATGTGGATCTTCCCCTCGGTCAGGCCGCGTTCGAAGGGAATCCGTTTGACGTCCGTCGGATCGGCGGGGAGGGCGGCTTCGATTTTTTTCAGGTGCTCCGGAGCGACCGCGGCGCCGCGCGAATCCCGGACTTTAAAGCCGTTGTCGGTCCCGGGGTTGTGCGAGGCGGTGATGTTGATCCCGCCGCAGGCCTTTTGATGGCCGATGGCAAAGGAGACGGTCGGGGTGGGGGTGGGGCCGTCGGTGAGCAGGACGGGGAAACCGTTGCCGGCCAGGACCTCGGCCGACGCCGCGGCGAAGTGCTCCGAACCGAAGCGCCGGTCGTATCCGACGACCACCGGGCGGCCCGCGGC
The Anaerolineales bacterium genome window above contains:
- a CDS encoding phosphoglucomutase/phosphomannomutase family protein gives rise to the protein MEVIHFGTDGWRGKIAEDYTFANVRRCAQGFAAHLLESGAAGRPVVVGYDRRFGSEHFAAASAEVLAGNGFPVLLTDGPTPTPTVSFAIGHQKACGGINITASHNPGTDNGFKVRDSRGAAVAPEHLKKIEAALPADPTDVKRIPFERGLTEGKIHMFDPAPAYLEQVRRMIDLEPLKRAPLKIVYDPMWGNGAGWMHRLLEGGRIEILEIHSERNPLFPEMLRPEPIQPNVDAGLRATVARGADGLVINDGDADRVGFGDEKGVFINQLQVYGLLALYMLEVRGLRGPIVKTLSTTSMLEKLGQKFGVPVFATGVGFKYVAPKMIETDALIGGEESGGFAFRGHAPERDGILAGLFLIDMMVRLERKPSELVTYLYQQVGGEYFYDRVDLPLPPGQREAALARVRAARPERIAGLRVTGRDSTDGFKYTMEDGGWLLVRFSGTEPVIRVYCETTHGGKVQAILEDGVRLVGLPPE
- a CDS encoding polyprenyl synthetase family protein; its protein translation is MDTTPVDLVRKDLESVEARLREFPLPAEALVIDSLERLLAAGGKRLRPALSLLFGRMLEAPEDPLLKLSASLELVHTATLIHDDLVDRAPLRRGVPALHAEMPAGTAVLAGDFLFAWAARLAAATGSLPVVQKFACALGSIVDGEIRQIAAGGADCTLAEYERRIGSKTAALFEVSCMGPALLAEKSAAAEPAAEYGRSFGMAFQIADDIQDFTADAARTGKPAGQDLRQGLLTLPAILYFGDHPGDPDVTAFLSKAPEPGAISRLLEKIRLSEAIESSRRHARRHIDGAVKALTAFPVGAHRNALEILVASIV
- a CDS encoding TatD family hydrolase, whose amino-acid sequence is MPSVDRAALIPPETLPGLTDTHCHLNLADFDSDRAQALERARRAGLVRILVPGIDLAGSRRAAEISRSDPILRFAAGVHPHESGSFDERTLAALRDLARGEGAAAIGETGLDYFRDRAPRERQQAAFRAQIGLACELGLPVIVHIREAREDALAILSEFAPAARGVLHAFSGDPRLAEQAAAMGYYFGIAGPLTYPKADRLRDTVRALPQDRILLETDSPYLPPQGNRGRRNEPALAAAVAVKAAEVLGLDPPGLADLTRRNAGRLFSWE